One part of the Leclercia sp. LSNIH1 genome encodes these proteins:
- a CDS encoding ABC transporter ATP-binding protein yields the protein MTYAVEFNDVSRLYGDVRAVDGVTIRIRDGEFFSMLGPSGSGKTTCLRLIAGFEQLSGGAIAIFGKDASELPPWERDVNTVFQDYALFPHMSILENVAYGLMVKGINKSTRQAQAREALEKVGLSFAEARKPSQLSGGQRQRVAIARALVNQPRVLLLDEPLGALDLKLREQMQFELKKLQQELGITFIFVTHDQGEALSMSDRVAVFNNGRIEQVDTPRELYLRPRTPFVASFVGTSNVFTDATARRVCGMAGSYSLRPEHIRLDGQGEIQVLGQVQAVQFQGAATRYELRLAEGEKLLVSQANLTGSALAPGVEAGQQVTASWARDAMVPLHEER from the coding sequence ATGACCTACGCAGTAGAGTTTAACGATGTCTCCCGCCTGTATGGCGATGTGCGTGCGGTGGATGGGGTAACGATCCGGATCCGTGACGGGGAGTTTTTCTCCATGCTGGGGCCTTCGGGCTCCGGCAAAACCACCTGCCTGCGCCTGATTGCCGGTTTCGAGCAGCTGAGCGGTGGCGCGATAGCTATCTTTGGCAAAGACGCCAGCGAACTCCCTCCCTGGGAGCGGGACGTCAATACCGTCTTTCAGGACTATGCCCTGTTTCCCCATATGTCGATCCTCGAGAACGTGGCCTACGGGCTGATGGTGAAGGGGATCAACAAATCTACCCGCCAGGCCCAGGCCCGCGAGGCGCTGGAGAAGGTCGGCCTCAGTTTTGCCGAAGCGCGCAAGCCTTCCCAGCTCTCCGGGGGCCAGCGTCAGCGGGTGGCGATTGCCCGGGCGCTGGTCAATCAGCCCCGTGTTCTGCTGCTGGACGAACCCCTCGGCGCGCTGGATCTCAAGCTGCGGGAGCAGATGCAGTTTGAGCTGAAAAAACTGCAGCAGGAGCTGGGCATCACCTTTATTTTCGTCACTCACGATCAGGGGGAAGCACTGTCGATGTCTGACCGGGTGGCGGTCTTTAACAACGGGCGAATCGAGCAGGTGGATACCCCGCGGGAGCTCTATCTGCGTCCACGCACCCCGTTTGTCGCCAGCTTCGTTGGCACCTCGAACGTCTTTACCGACGCCACCGCCCGGCGCGTCTGCGGCATGGCCGGTAGCTACTCCCTGCGCCCGGAGCATATTCGTCTGGACGGGCAGGGTGAAATTCAGGTGCTGGGCCAGGTGCAGGCGGTGCAGTTTCAGGGGGCGGCGACCCGTTACGAGCTGCGGCTTGCCGAGGGGGAGAAACTGCTGGTGAGCCAGGCCAACCTGACCGGCTCCGCGCTGGCCCCAGGGGTTGAGGCCGGGCAGCAGGTGACCGCCTCGTGGGCGCGCGACGCTATGGTGCCGCTGCATGAGGAGAGGTGA
- the ydcS gene encoding putative ABC transporter substrate-binding protein YdcS: MSKTFARSSLCALGMTILTAQAAEPPKEIGNGEGRLDIIAWPGYIERGETDKNYDWVTQFEKETGCKVNVKTAATSDEMVSLMAKGGYDLVTASGDASLRLIMGKRVQPINPDLIPNWKTLDPRIVKGEWFNVNGKAYGTPYQWGPNLLMYNTKTFPTPPDTWGVVFKEQTLPDGKSNKGRVQAYDGPIYIADAALYVKATQPDLGITDPYQLTEAQYTAVLNVLKDQHALVHRYWHDTTVQMSDFKNEGVVASSAWPYQANALKGENQPIGTVFPKEGVTGWADTTMLHADAKHPMCAYKWMNWSLTPKVQGDLAGWFGSLPVVAEGCKASTLLGDKGCETNGYTYFDKILFWKTPVANGGKFVPYSRWVQDYIAIMGGR, encoded by the coding sequence ATGAGCAAAACATTTGCCCGTAGCAGCCTGTGCGCGCTCGGCATGACTATTTTGACTGCGCAAGCGGCAGAGCCGCCAAAAGAGATCGGCAATGGCGAAGGTCGTCTGGATATCATTGCCTGGCCGGGCTATATCGAACGGGGCGAGACCGATAAAAACTACGACTGGGTCACCCAGTTTGAAAAAGAGACCGGCTGTAAAGTTAACGTCAAAACCGCCGCGACATCCGATGAGATGGTGAGCCTGATGGCGAAGGGCGGATACGATCTGGTGACCGCCTCCGGCGACGCCTCTCTGCGCCTGATCATGGGCAAACGCGTTCAGCCCATCAACCCGGACCTGATCCCCAACTGGAAAACCCTCGACCCCAGGATCGTCAAAGGGGAGTGGTTCAACGTTAACGGCAAGGCCTACGGCACGCCCTATCAGTGGGGGCCAAACCTGCTGATGTACAACACCAAAACCTTCCCGACACCGCCTGATACGTGGGGCGTGGTGTTTAAAGAACAGACCCTGCCGGACGGCAAATCCAACAAAGGGCGCGTGCAGGCCTACGATGGGCCGATCTACATTGCCGATGCGGCGCTCTATGTCAAAGCCACCCAGCCAGATCTGGGCATCACCGATCCCTACCAGTTGACGGAAGCGCAGTACACGGCGGTGTTAAACGTGCTGAAAGATCAGCATGCACTCGTGCACCGCTACTGGCACGACACGACGGTGCAGATGAGTGACTTCAAAAACGAAGGGGTGGTGGCTTCCAGCGCCTGGCCCTATCAGGCCAACGCCCTCAAAGGCGAGAATCAGCCGATAGGCACCGTCTTCCCGAAAGAGGGGGTGACAGGGTGGGCGGATACCACGATGCTGCACGCCGATGCCAAACACCCGATGTGCGCCTATAAGTGGATGAACTGGTCCCTGACGCCAAAAGTGCAGGGCGATCTGGCGGGATGGTTCGGTTCCCTGCCAGTGGTGGCAGAAGGCTGTAAAGCCAGCACTCTGCTCGGCGATAAAGGCTGTGAAACCAACGGCTACACCTATTTCGACAAGATCCTGTTCTGGAAAACCCCTGTCGCCAACGGTGGCAAATTTGTCCCTTACAGCCGCTGGGTTCAGGACTATATCGCCATCATGGGCGGTCGTTAA
- a CDS encoding ABC transporter permease: MEMSVSPPPASHGLSGRLSALFWRRPSLGLFLLLLGPLMWFGIVYLGSLFTLLWQGFYTFDDFTMAVTPDLTFANIRALFNPANYDIILRTLTMAIAVTIGSAILAFPMAWYMARYTHGKWKAFFYIAVMLPMWASYIVKAYAWTLLLAKDGVAQWFLSHMGLEPLLTSLLTVPGVGGSTLSTSGLGRFLVFVYIWLPFMILPVQAALERLPPSLLQASADLGARPRQTFRYVVLPLAIPGIAAGSIFTFSLTLGDFIVPQLVGPPGYFIGQMVYSQQGAIGNMPMAAAFILVPIVLITLYLAFVKRLGAFDAL, from the coding sequence ATGGAGATGAGCGTTTCGCCGCCACCGGCTTCGCACGGCCTGTCGGGACGTCTGTCAGCGCTGTTCTGGCGCAGGCCGTCGCTGGGGCTGTTTTTACTCCTGCTCGGGCCGCTGATGTGGTTTGGCATCGTCTATCTCGGGTCGCTGTTCACCCTGCTGTGGCAGGGATTCTACACCTTCGATGACTTCACCATGGCGGTCACGCCGGATTTGACCTTCGCCAACATCCGCGCGCTGTTTAATCCCGCCAACTACGACATCATCCTGCGTACCCTGACGATGGCGATTGCCGTCACCATCGGCAGCGCGATTCTGGCCTTCCCGATGGCCTGGTATATGGCGCGCTACACCCACGGAAAGTGGAAAGCCTTCTTCTATATCGCGGTGATGCTGCCGATGTGGGCCAGCTATATCGTCAAGGCCTACGCCTGGACGCTGCTGCTGGCCAAGGATGGCGTGGCGCAGTGGTTTCTCAGCCATATGGGGCTGGAGCCGCTGCTCACCTCGCTATTGACGGTGCCGGGCGTGGGAGGCAGTACGCTCTCCACCTCCGGGTTGGGGCGCTTTCTGGTATTCGTCTATATCTGGCTGCCGTTTATGATCCTGCCGGTGCAGGCGGCGCTGGAGCGTCTGCCGCCGTCGCTGCTGCAAGCCTCAGCCGATCTCGGCGCCCGGCCGCGGCAGACCTTCCGCTATGTCGTGCTGCCCCTGGCGATCCCGGGCATCGCGGCCGGGTCGATCTTCACCTTCTCCCTGACGCTGGGCGACTTCATCGTGCCGCAACTGGTGGGGCCGCCGGGCTACTTTATCGGACAGATGGTCTACTCCCAGCAGGGGGCGATTGGCAATATGCCCATGGCGGCGGCCTTCATCCTGGTGCCGATTGTTCTCATTACCCTCTATCTGGCGTTCGTGAAACGTCTGGGAGCGTTTGATGCACTCTGA
- the ymcF gene encoding cold shock small protein YmcF → MSSTIHFRCPCCHGSQFRTSIFDVSEKNPHGAKCIFCKSSMITLDHLAASRHARQVPFELRK, encoded by the coding sequence ATGAGTTCTACTATCCATTTTCGTTGCCCATGCTGTCATGGTTCGCAGTTCCGTACTTCCATTTTCGACGTGTCTGAAAAAAATCCACACGGTGCGAAGTGCATTTTCTGCAAATCTTCCATGATCACCCTCGACCATTTAGCGGCCTCCCGTCATGCCCGCCAGGTCCCGTTTGAGCTGCGCAAGTAA
- a CDS encoding ABC transporter permease, protein MHSERAPLFLKIATWGGVIFLHFPLLIIAIYAFNTEDAAFSFPPQGLTLKWFSAAATRSDIIEAVTLSLKIAALSTAIALVLGTLAAAALWRREFFGKNAVSLMLILPIALPGIITGLALLTAFKTIDLEPGFFTIILGHATFCVVVVFNNVIARFRRTSWSLVEASMDLGANGWQTFRYVVLPNLGSALLAGGMLAFALSFDEIIVTTFTAGHERTLPLWLLNQLGRPRDVPVTNVVALLVMLVTAIPILGAWWLTRDGENVAGSGK, encoded by the coding sequence ATGCACTCTGAACGCGCACCGCTGTTTCTGAAAATCGCCACCTGGGGCGGGGTGATCTTCCTCCACTTTCCGCTGCTGATTATTGCCATCTATGCTTTTAATACCGAGGACGCGGCGTTCAGTTTTCCGCCACAGGGGCTGACGCTGAAGTGGTTCAGTGCCGCGGCGACGCGCAGCGACATTATTGAAGCTGTGACGTTGTCACTGAAAATCGCGGCTTTGTCGACGGCCATTGCGCTGGTGCTGGGCACCCTGGCGGCCGCGGCGCTATGGCGGCGGGAGTTCTTTGGCAAGAACGCGGTATCGCTGATGCTGATCCTGCCCATCGCCCTGCCGGGGATCATCACCGGTCTGGCGCTGCTGACGGCGTTCAAGACCATTGATCTGGAGCCTGGTTTCTTCACCATCATCCTCGGTCACGCCACGTTTTGCGTGGTGGTGGTGTTCAATAATGTGATTGCCCGTTTCCGGCGCACCTCCTGGAGCCTGGTTGAAGCCTCGATGGATTTAGGCGCTAACGGCTGGCAAACCTTCCGCTACGTGGTGCTGCCCAATCTGGGGTCGGCGCTGCTGGCGGGGGGTATGCTGGCGTTCGCCCTGTCGTTCGATGAGATTATCGTGACGACCTTTACCGCCGGACATGAGCGCACGTTACCGCTGTGGCTGTTAAACCAGCTTGGGCGTCCCCGCGATGTACCGGTAACAAACGTGGTGGCACTGCTGGTTATGCTGGTGACCGCCATTCCCATTCTGGGGGCCTGGTGGCTGACCCGCGACGGCGAAAACGTAGCCGGAAGCGGGAAATAA
- a CDS encoding aminotransferase-like domain-containing protein: protein MKKYQRLAQQIISQIDLGVWQPGDKLPSLREQVTSSGLSFMTVGHAYQMLESQGHIVARPQSGYYVAARPSGEQPMPPAQVMRDESVDINTYIFDVLQASRDPAVVPFASAFPDPRLFPLQQLNRSLANVSKTATAMSVIENLPPGNVDLRHAIARRYAQQGMNISPDEIVITAGALEALNLSLQAVTEPGDWVIVENPCFYGALQALERLKLKALSVATDVRDGIDLNALAQALNDYPVKACWLMTNAQNPLGFTLSADKKAQLVALLARHNVTLIEDDVYSELYYGREKPLPAKAWDRSDMTLHCSSFSKCLVAGFRIGWVAAGKHARRIQQLQLMSTLSTSSPMQLALVDYLATKRYDAHLRRLRRTLAERKQQAWQALLRHLPNEVKIHHSDSGYFLWLELPAPLDAGELSARALKHHISIAPGKMFSTSDTWTPFFRFNTSWAWGEREEQAVNQLGQIISGMLKTQK, encoded by the coding sequence ATGAAAAAATACCAGCGCCTGGCGCAGCAAATCATTTCGCAGATCGACCTGGGCGTCTGGCAGCCCGGCGATAAGCTGCCCTCCCTGCGTGAGCAGGTGACCAGCAGCGGGCTGAGCTTTATGACCGTCGGCCATGCGTACCAGATGCTGGAGAGCCAGGGGCATATTGTGGCGCGCCCGCAGTCGGGTTATTACGTCGCCGCCCGTCCCAGCGGAGAGCAGCCGATGCCGCCCGCGCAGGTGATGCGCGACGAGTCGGTGGATATCAATACCTATATCTTCGATGTGCTGCAGGCCAGCCGCGATCCCGCGGTGGTGCCCTTTGCCTCGGCCTTTCCCGACCCGCGTCTCTTTCCCTTACAGCAGCTGAACCGTTCCCTGGCAAACGTCAGCAAAACCGCCACCGCCATGAGCGTGATCGAGAACCTGCCGCCGGGCAACGTCGATCTGCGCCACGCCATCGCCCGCCGCTATGCCCAACAGGGGATGAACATCTCCCCGGATGAAATTGTGATTACCGCGGGTGCGCTGGAAGCCCTGAACCTCAGCCTGCAGGCGGTCACCGAACCGGGCGACTGGGTGATTGTGGAGAATCCCTGCTTCTATGGCGCGCTGCAGGCGCTGGAGAGGCTGAAGCTGAAGGCGCTGTCGGTGGCGACCGACGTGCGCGACGGTATCGATCTCAACGCCCTGGCGCAGGCGCTGAACGACTACCCGGTAAAAGCCTGCTGGCTGATGACCAACGCGCAGAACCCGCTGGGCTTTACCCTCAGCGCCGACAAAAAAGCGCAGCTTGTCGCATTACTCGCCCGGCACAACGTCACCCTGATTGAAGATGATGTTTACAGCGAGCTCTATTATGGCCGCGAAAAGCCGCTCCCGGCGAAAGCCTGGGATCGCAGCGATATGACCCTGCACTGCTCCTCCTTTTCCAAATGTCTGGTGGCCGGGTTCCGCATTGGCTGGGTCGCCGCCGGGAAACATGCCCGCCGCATCCAGCAGCTTCAACTGATGAGCACCTTGTCCACCAGTTCGCCCATGCAGCTGGCGCTGGTGGATTATCTCGCCACCAAACGTTACGACGCTCATCTCAGGCGCCTGCGCCGCACCCTGGCTGAGCGCAAGCAGCAGGCGTGGCAGGCGCTGCTGCGCCATCTGCCCAATGAGGTGAAAATTCACCACAGCGACAGCGGCTATTTTTTATGGCTGGAGCTGCCCGCGCCGCTGGACGCCGGTGAGCTCAGCGCCCGGGCGCTGAAGCACCACATCAGCATTGCGCCAGGCAAAATGTTCTCCACCTCCGATACCTGGACTCCATTTTTCCGCTTTAATACCTCGTGGGCCTGGGGAGAGCGGGAGGAGCAGGCGGTGAACCAGTTAGGGCAAATAATTAGCGGGATGTTAAAAACGCAAAAATAA